CTGCTGGTTGCCAGAGCCTGTGACCTTGACCGTGTCGCCGTTCGAAGTCCGCCATGTCGATTGTGCGTGATTTTGCTCAGGGTCGCTCCTAGAGATTTCTGATCAGTGGTACAGAAGTTTGACCGGGACGATAAACTAGATAGATCGTCGAGCGATCAAACCAGGACATTGCAATTGTGACTGCTGCTCTTTGCCATGTAACCATTCGTCAGTATGCCAAAATTGCGTACACAGTATTACGACACCAATGATGCCTCAGCGGGATCGCACAATCAATCTTTACTTCTTGCTATGTGATGAGGTGTTTGGCCTGCAGTGCATGCTGCTTTCGCCATAGTCGCGAATGGCGCGTGGCGCGGCGGGATATGGACTTAGGCTCTGACAGCTGTCTTGTACTCGACAACCTTCTCACCCGGTATATGCGCTTGGACATCGAGACGCTAGTTTGTAAATGATGCTGATGTTCATGTGAAGGCGAAGAGGTGAATGTCGCGTGGAAGTCGCGTTGAAGTTAGTGTGCTGTTAATAAGCCAGATCCCTGCAGGTGAACTGACGTACCGAGCTCGAAGCTGGTGCTCACATGTGGTCTTCGACCTTCAACTTTTTAGTTAGCCACCTGCGTCTCCATCTCTCCCCTCAACACGACCACATTCATCGCGACACACACTCCAGCCGACATCACGGCAGACCGAGAACACCCACATTATCCCTGACAACGTCTTCGCTGTTTGCCGCAGCAGGCACCCGACATCATGGTATGCAATCATTCCACGTTTGGGAATCAAGCTTGATACGGTGCTAATAACCCATCTTTCCAGTCGTACTACTACGACGAGACCGATGCGATGCAGATGTACCGCAGCGCCATGATGAACCGCGGAGGACGACCACGCCGATTCGACGAGTACTACCGATGCTACCCCATCGCCATGATGCCTGGTCCCGAGCGCGACGCTGCGAATCACGGTGGCAAGATCTTCCTCCCGGCCTCTGCCCTCGACAAGCTCACACAACTTCACATCACATACCCTATGCTCTTCGAGCTCGTCAACGGTGCGAGGGGTAAGAGCACGCACGCCGGTGTGCTCGAGTTCACAGCAGAAGAGGGACGATGCTATCTACCGTTCTGGACCATGACCGTGCTTGGTCTCGAGCCGGGCGACCTCCTACAGACGAAGAGCACAGATCTACCACCAGGACAGTTCATCAAGCTACAACCCCAGAACGTCAACTTTCTTGACATCAGCGATCCGAAGGCCGTGCTCGAGACTGCATTTCGGAACTTCTCGTGTTTGTCGCTTGGTGATGTCTTCACATTCTCGTACAACGACACTGTTTACGAGATAGCAGTACTGGAGGTCAAGCCGAACGTCGACGGCAAGCACTCCATCAGTGTGCAAGAGACGGATCTGGAGGTCGATTTCGCGCCGCCGGTCGGATATCAAGAGCCGCAGAAGAACAGTGGGACAAGCACACCACGGAGCATAGGATCAACGATGGCCGGGAAGGGTGGCATGATGCATACAGAGGGAAGCATGGCGCAGGCGATCAACTACTCGTCGATCGCACCGAATTCTACGGAGGCGGCAAAGGGCGCAGCATCGGTCAACTTCGGTGGTGCAGGCCAGCGTTTGGTAGCAAAGAAGGGCAAGTCCGCAGTCGCCACACCTACATCTACACCAGGCACATCGACACCAGTGACAGGCGCCGCAGGTTCAGTAGGCATTCCCGGGATCGGGCCATCCAAGACGGCTAAGAGACGTAATGGACCTCAGCCACTCCGGTTACCTCCTGGAAAGCTATTCTTCGGCTACGAGATCAAGCCACTCAAAGACAAGGATGCTGAGCAGAATGCCGCAGAGCAGGATAAGAAGCTTTTCTTCTCAGGTGAGGGCCAGACCTTAAGAAAGAAGAAGGATCAGAAGCCTTGAGTGTGATCTGCCCACTGTACCGTGTCTCCGCAGACATCGGTGGCTGCTGTTCATCAGGCACGAAATTCACCGGGCGTCCTCGCGGCTGAAGAAGAAGGACTCTGCTCGTCTCATGGGCTCCACAGTTTGGGCGTTTTCGATTGTTTCACAACATAGGGACCTGCATAGCGTGGCGTTGGGAAGATAGGAAGATGCTTCGGACGTGCCTCATCGGCACAGTGCGGCGTCATATTATGAATGCTCAAAGACGACTTCTCCGATTCGCTATCTGTCTGGGGACTCGAACTCTGGTCCAAACATACTTACACCTCGCCCGGGCCTGCACAGAAGATAAGACGCGACCTTTCACGACAAAACCCGTTGCATTTGCCTGCAGTTGCAGCACGTCCGCTACTCAGAGCCAGCTGCTTGGCGTCAATCTCGGAGCTGTATATACCGCACGGCTTTTTACGCTTACATCGACAGCCAATCAGCATCAAGGGCGCATGGTTTAGTGGTATAATACCTCTTTAGCATCCATCCACGGAAGCTTAATTAGAGGTGGTCCTGGGTTCGATTCCCAGTGTGTCCAATCGCATCACAATGCAGATGCACAATGCCCGCGTACGGTGATAAGATCTTTGGGCTAGCTCCTCCCTTTTTTTGGATGTGAATACCCGACTTCCAGTGCGCGCACATCCGGGACACCGTTCATAACGCTTTCACGTGCTGGCTTGTGCAACTCGCGGGAGAAGGAGCATCCGGACAAAGGATTCGAAGGTTTAGGCAGCAACGCACGACGACTGTGCGATTGGCCTCTTTTCTAGACACTTCAGGCAGCAGCTTCAGCTTGTCTCTACAGCGCAACAACTCTGTCACTGGTCTTTCCGGATCCTGTCGGTGCCTGAAAGCGGGTTTCAGGTTTTGGGGGCTCTGTGATATGATGACATGTCGCTGGATGCTGTAAACGGGTTTCCGGACTCCGGATCCCGCTGCTGTCGGTCGATGGTATTCCTTAACTTAGATCTTCGTGGGACGGCCGATTGTATCCCAACTGAGCGTATAATCCCTGACAGTTCTATCATTGCATGTTGCATCACCCGATGAAGCTACCTCCCAAACGATGTGCCAATCTCATCTACACTCCTCAACCTAATGCTAAATAAGTATACAGAACCTTATCCGCGAACATAGCAAAATGACGGTTTGGGCCTGTCCGCACTGGATAGCGAAAAGGTCAAGCGCACACACTACAGCACGTTATATGAAATTATCCGACGCTGAGTCGTCACCCTGTACGCTCCATGGGAATGAGAGATCAGCAGACGCGGTGGGATACACGCTGAGGAGGGGCAATACAGTCGTCACGTACTGGAAGGTCTTCTGGCACAACGATTTGGCTCAGGGCCGAGCCGTTAAGCTCGATGAACGGTGATGAAGTAGGAGCGGTTAGCGATCAATGGGTGACTTGTAAAAGAGGCCTTGTATTGTCTTTGATAGGAAGGTTACATCTTACGCTGGTGTAATCTGTCTCGATGATTGCATCGCTCTTGACAAAACACGTGAACGACGCCCACAGTCCCCGGTTCGTCTTGCCACCGTCTGACAGTGTACATGCGTAGAGAAATACTTCCAGGTTCCCAAGAAGAGGCTCATCGGCCATGCGCACTATGTTCCTCGTACGTTGGGCACGTAGTGTGCACACGGGCTACAGTCCACGTCGATGGTGTTGTCTACATCTGACAATCCATATGCGCAGAGAATCCTAAATCTCCTACCAGGCCGCATGGGCCGTGTCTCGCGCGCGTTTCGTAGAGCATGTCTGAATGCGCAGTTGTGCTTTTCGCAGATCCGCTTTGACTGAATGAAAATCCAGGCGGGCTACCGAAGGTGCGGCTTTTGTGTTGCATGCACGTGGTCGCGAACGCTGCCGATCACATATGGTTCTTGATACGCACACAGGAGCGTACAGTTGGTTGCCTAGCGTGAAACGTCCACTCGATCTACCCAGAAAGACCGTATGGGCCGCCACTCTTGTACGTTGTGCTCCGTGTTCGAGCAAGCTGCAATCGCTTCAAGTTCCGTCGCGCTCGGATTTCAACACCTCTGGATTAGTATGGTCAAGAAAGCGTTGTGGGCCGTCGTATTTGTGAATATCTTGTACTACACTGTGCCTCCGTTCCTCGTCTGTGCCTTCGGGCAAACACATTATTCTTTGGGTGTCGTCTTGCATGCGGACTGAACCGCCGAGCGCGTAGAGCTTTGGAGACAAGACTAACACTTTTGAGGCTCAATAGGGAAGCGAATCGACTTGGTAGTGCTTTTGGGAATGTGAAAGCCGATGCTTCATTACGTCGATGGTCGCCTGTAAGCACATAAACATCTAACATCCCCCCCGGCGTGGCGAGCCACCCTGTGGAACGAGCCATGTAACGGAACTTCGACTCGCATATCTTCCCTTTAACGTTCGCGTAGAGACTGATAGTATTGCGCCCACCTACGAACAATCCTCTACCTCCCGACTAAGCATTACAAATATTACGGTAGACTAGCGGCGCAAGTAATTATTACACTAATGTAGCTAATCGACCTCTTAGCAGTTAACCACTACTATATTCCGTACGCAaagttatatataatattcggtaggtagatactatagtagatAATCTAAGGAATATATACTCTACTTAGGATAGTATCGTAGTACACTCGACTATATACCGGGAGTTTCTCCGTTCGCTAAGTAATATTCTTAGCTAACGGAAGGGTTTAAAGTATAtaataacgtactttactaccgagcgaactatactaccaagcgggctacttttactaagaactatactacttctactttaattacgacggtatcttaacacgacgacatcctatagaatcgttactaggaggacaattcctctttagattcttcgctatctagcgagtctacttaataggtacgtacgttatactccgactcgctatattgCTTATAGTattatagccttagtactagccgaatactatctagcgactctctactcacttcctacctcctagtatcctctagaggtatcaattgcgacgccttatcgaaggttagagaccctctagactaaatgtCCTTACGCTTTtgtgctttccgctatataagggcctcgttagacttatatagcttactaatctcgctttatataagagctatctgatacgctatctctctactccctctctattaccctcttaaacgaccttcctctttctactacgcctttctaagcccgtaacgacgctctaagacgtaataacacctattataaaccctatcttgtcgaagttataggtgtcctagttaagaatactatacttctcctttatattacgtataagtaagaaccacttctcgataacgtctagatcttctattagggctcgctaacgatcgtatctacgtattatacgaacctttagcttacgatgccgcctaataaacctgtctatctaattaagactagcgggcttaagacccttctcttatagtaataaatcggctattgctcgtatactagcctttaatagcgggaaacctctaagatctagctcgagtatatacttaagtatcaccctctctactagctctataagcttcttcgaattaggctcgtagttaccccgaggaggtcgtctatttaatcgataccctagtatagttcgagacgcgtcgtatacctttatagtaagtcgattcgtaattatcgcgtcgcgtttcgtggcctagacagctaaggtcagtttggcctcgtttaaagacaatatacgctataatagtagttatatagctatatcggtcgacgacgagaatcacctatacgtagtatcggctacgaacctctcgtcttgctacgagagagccaagtattcttacgctagagcgtcgtgggcgcggcgggcgcgtaacgtaggcgaagccgcggcgaacagaggactactagtaaaacgggtatgaaaactatccgacgagcgtgtactcgtgtcgggagcgagtccctcttctttctacgtgtaagaagggcgcggaaccgtggcctatacgctcgacaggacacctctagtataagtacagaattttcacctccggagaccgtaaaccgagcgggctaagcgacgaacattagacgagcggactatagaacaacaactaagcggactatacgacggcgtcgagcggactacgaaacaatctagtgtttactagcgggcaatacggtaggtaggtggacacgcgacgaagcctataagggcctattaaacacccggtataggaacgagggttttgcctaaggcactgcctgtcccgctacataacgtacctagtctgacatagtagattgcgacgaggaaaagacgatagcctaagcaaggaaaagacggctattaggacggggaaaagacgtacaatataagtagattagttctataatcggggaggatcgagggcagggtgataaggaacttcatattagttagtaggtagaaacgtaaggagtacgctgcccggcgtagtgtgtgccccgagcaaacctacgaggcatagacggccgctttctagagataggctacggtaacgcgaagggcgtcaaaacctagggcgtagtgtacactagtagcgacggctaacactgtctatatagcccgagaggacggatgcgtatgtcggtcaatagagagcactaaagggcttaggcctatagaggtagatattggcttaaggagtaaaCAGGGggggagggcgtagagggaagcttttgctccgggctaacctctcgaaacgaggctatacggtagtactagataagtaggaaagcgcggttaagacttgtcaccttatctcgtagctagcttactaaatacgattccttccttgcctcgacatcgtaggggccttcgacaacgtcttatactaaaggctaatatatatcctatagtagaaaggcatcccctagtaggtaacgtcgttcgtcttctcctttctctaggaacggacgatatacctagtcctaggaaggtatacgtccgacccggtgaaggtagagactagaataccttagggatctactctctcccctatcctgtttctgatatttatgtcggatctaatccccctactcacctctccgcaaaccttagcatcggggttcgtagacgatacaaacatcctagcctagttagactcgacagaagagaactatcgcctccttaaagataggcacaagaaatgcgaggagtaggcaaagaagcatagtgcccggttcgcccctaaaaagtaccaacttatatactttagtaaagcgagaacacactataatataaaggcggcggtaagaatctaaggctacgagaccaagctattagcggagctacgagtactagggatctagctcgacccgaagctaagctagaatgtatagattaagaaagcctagagtcgagcgcaagtcaataaagcctcgataaagaggcttacggcatctatatagggagtaacattcgacaaggcaagagtaatatataaggcgatcgttagactagctatgttatacggggcacagatttagggaatag
Above is a window of Fulvia fulva chromosome 6, complete sequence DNA encoding:
- a CDS encoding Ubiquitin fusion degradation protein 1 → MSYYYDETDAMQMYRSAMMNRGGRPRRFDEYYRCYPIAMMPGPERDAANHGGKIFLPASALDKLTQLHITYPMLFELVNGARGKSTHAGVLEFTAEEGRCYLPFWTMTVLGLEPGDLLQTKSTDLPPGQFIKLQPQNVNFLDISDPKAVLETAFRNFSCLSLGDVFTFSYNDTVYEIAVLEVKPNVDGKHSISVQETDLEVDFAPPVGYQEPQKNSGTSTPRSIGSTMAGKGGMMHTEGSMAQAINYSSIAPNSTEAAKGAASVNFGGAGQRLVAKKGKSAVATPTSTPGTSTPVTGAAGSVGIPGIGPSKTAKRRNGPQPLRLPPGKLFFGYEIKPLKDKDAEQNAAEQDKKLFFSGEGQTLRKKKDQKP